The region GTAGAACGCCGTGCTGCCTGCAGTCATCTCGCCGGACATCCGGTCCCCAATTCGAAGATCAGCCGCTCTGCTCACCGCACCCTAATGAACTCGGGCGGTTCTGCCACAGGTCCGGTCGGGCAGGTGCGGCCCCGCCGCCCCGGCGCAGGCACCCGGACGTGGCCGCGCGTCACCCTCCCCGCCGCGACCTGGGAGAACTAGCGTCTCCCGGATGAGAGGTGTGCGGGGGCACGGGTCGGTCCGCAGAACGGCGGCGGCCCTGGTGACGACGGGCGTGGCGGTGGCGGTGCTGGCCGGGTGCGGTGATGCAGCGGCGGAGCTGACGCCGGGGCCCGCGCCGCAGAGCAGCAGCACCTCCCCCACGCCGAGCCCCGAGACGACGACCAGCGCCGCCCCGACGACCACCGTCCCGGCGCCGACGACCCGCGCCCACGGCACGACGGCCCCGCACCCCGTGACGCCCTCGCCCACGGCCGGGGCGCAGGCGGCGGCCCCGGCCATGATCTGGCCCGTGACGGACGCGGCCGCGGCGAGGCAGTTGCAGGCCGACGTCGACGGCGGCTCGCAGCCCTGGCTGCTGGATCCGCAGGAGGTCGCGCTGAGCTACACGTCGTCGGTCTACGGCTGGACCTCGCCGGAGACCACCCCGGCCGGCGACGGGACCGTGCAGGTCCAGGACGCGCAGGGCGGCCGCGCGACCGTGCACCTCGTCCAGCCCGTCCGCTCCGGGGCCGGCGGGATCTGGGTCGTCGACGCCGCCGAGCGCACATAGACCCGGCTCACCCGTTGTGGTGAAGACTCGCGAAGAGTGCAGCATTCCGGGGCCCGGCTCCGATGTTCCCCATGACGCTGCCGACAACGGCAGCACGCGAAGCGCCAGGGAGCGACAGTGATGACGAGCGACTCCGTCCAGCAGGACATGTTCACCGTGCTGCACGGGCAGCCGGCGCCGGTCGTGACGCGGTGGACCTACACCGCGACGGACCCGTTCGCCGTCACGCTCGCCGTCCGGACCAGGCACGATCGCTGGGTCGAGTGGCTCGTCGGCCGGGACCTGGTCCTCGAGGGGCTCTCCCGGCCGACGGGTGACGGAGACATCCGGATGAGCCCGCAGCTCGTCCAGGGCTACGACATCGTGGAGATCGAGATCCGCTCGACGGACGGCCGCGCGGTCCTCGAGGTGGACCGGGACCTGCTCCGGCACTTCGTCGACTCGACCGCGGAGATGATCGCGTTCGGTGAGGAGTCCGACCGGATGGACCTCGACGGGATGATCGAGCGGATCAGCCAGAGCTGCGCTGAGTAGTCAGCTCCCCGGTGGTCGCTCCCCGGGCCGGTCCGGCCCCGGATCGGGACTCCGGTACCGCTCGGCGTACCGCGCCGCGGCCGCCGCCCGCTCGCCCGCGAAGCCCTCGCTGCGGACGCGCTCGGAGGTCCCCGGCGGGAAGCCCGCCTTCGTCGCCCGGTGCTCCGCGGACTCGTAGGCGTAGGCCACCGCGTACGGGATTCCCACCAGCACACCCCCGAGGACGCCGACCAGCCGAACCCACAGCGGCACCGGCAGCACCGCGATCAGCACGATCCCCGGCAGGGCCATCTGCACCACCGCCCGGAACAGGTGCCGCGCGAACCAGGACCGGGTGGTCAGGTCGTGCAGCACCCACTCCCGGTAGCGCGGCGGAAGGCCCCCGCCCAGCGCGTACCAGAGCCACCGGACGGGGTCGGGCCTCCTGCCTCGCACGTCAGTCACCCCAGGCGCGCAGCGGGACCGCCCTCAGCGGCCGAAGGCTCCGGGCCCTGCGTCGGCCCGGCCGTCGGCGGCCGCGGCCGCGCCCCCGGCCTCGGGCAACCCGTCGATCCGCGACGCGGCGTCGCCCGGCGCCAGGTCCGCGTCCGCCGCGTCCCCGAACTCCGGGTCGTTGCGCACGTCGAGGCCGGCGTCCACCTCGGCGTCCTCGGGGTGGAGGTCCTCCTCCAGTGACGCGGTCACCTCCGGGTCGCCCACGGGGCCGTCGTCGACCACGGGATCCACCGCGTCGTCGAGCTCGTGCACCGCGGCCTCCTCGGCCGACGCGGCGCCCCCGGCGGGCCCGACGTCCCGGGCCGCCCCGTCGCTGGCGGGCCAGCCGTCCGGGGCCGTGTCCGCGGCCTCCAGCCGGCCGCTGCGATCGGGATCCGTCACCACCGCGTCCTCAGGTATCTCACGGCGCAGCCGGGAGTCGAGCGTCTCCCCCGCGCGCTGCTCGGCGGGCGTCACGCCGTAGTCCGTGGCCGCCACCGGACGGTCCGGCGGCACCCACCCGGCGTCGAGCGGGTCCGCCGCGAACGGCCCGGTCAGCGACTCCTCGGAGCTGAGCTGCATCGTCTCCGCCATGTCCGGGGCAGGGCTGTACTCGTCCTCGTCGTCCGTCTCGCTCTTGCGGATCTGAGCCATCATCGCTCCTCACAGGGTCTAGCCGTACCGATCGGGGTCGGTCCTGTTCGCGTACCCCGCACGGCCCCCGGGCACACCGTCTGATCTCATCTCGGCGAGGCCCGAGCCGGGCCGCGGCGAGGACGAGGGGGAACCATGACGGCGAGCACGGCGGTGGGGATCGAGCGCCTCGCGGACGGGGTCGTGCTCGTCGAGCTGCGCCGGCCCCCGCACAACTACTTCGACGTGCCGCTGATCACTGCGCTCGCGGACCTCTACGCCGAACTCGACGCGGACACCGCCGTCCACGCGATCGTCCTCGCCAGCGAGGGCCGCAACTTCTGCGCCGGGGCGAACTTCGGCGGCGACGGGGACCGCACGGAGGCCATCTCGACCGACGTCGCCGGGTCGCTCTACGCCCAGGGTGTGCGGCTGTTCTCGGTCGGCACTCCGGTCGTCGCGGCCGTGCAGGGCATCGCGATCGGCGGCGGCCTCGGCCTCGCCGTGTCCGCGGACTTCCGGGTGGCCGGCCCGGGCACCCGGTTCAGCGCGAACTTCTCCCGGCTCGGGTTGCACCAGGGCTTCGGGCTGTCGGTGAGCCTGCCCCGCGTCGTCGGGCGGCAGCACGCGCTGGACATGCTCCTCACCGGGCGACGGGTCGGCGCCGACGAGGCGCTCCGGTTCGGCCTGGCGGACCGCCTCGCCGCCACCGACGACGGGATCCGGGCGGACGCCGTCGCCCTCGCCACCGAGATCGCCGCGGCCGCGCCGCTCGCCGTCCGTAGCATCCGGGCCACGCAGAAGGCCGGGCTGGCCGAGGAGGTGGCCGCGATCACCGCGCACGAGGCGGCCGAGCAGCTGTGGCTGCGCGGCACCGCGGACTTCGCCGAGGGAGTCGCCGCGTCGCTGCAGCGGCGCGCGCCGCGCTTCACCGGGAGCTGAGCACGGTGAAGCCCGAACGGCCCCGCCCCGATCCCGACGCCCCCACGGCGGGCCCTCCGCGGCCGCGGGACTCCTCGGCGACGCGGCGGTCCCTGCTCGCCGCCGCCCGCGAGCTCTTCGCGACCGACGGCTACGACGGCACGACGGTGCGTGCGATCGCCGAGCGAGCCGGGGTGAACCAGGCACTGCTGTTCCGGCACTTCGGCAACAAGGAGCAGCTCTTCGCCGAGGCCGTCGCGGGACAGGCCCTGGACGTGCTGCACGACGGTCCGCCGCAGGAGGTGCTGCGCCGCACGCTGGAGGCGATGCTGGCCACCGGCCCGGACGACTCCGCCGAGTCCACGCTCTTCTTCGCCGCGCTCCGCTCGCAGGGCAACACCGAGGCCGCGCGGACGGTCCGGGCGCAGCTGCGGGAGGCCTACGGCGGCGCCCTCGCCGCTCTCGTGGCCACCGACGACCCCGCAGACGCCGAGCTGCGCGCCGATCTCACGCTGGCCTGGCTGCTCGGGATCGCGTTGCTGCGCAGGGTGATCCACAGCGACGCGCTGACGGCCGCGGAACCGGAGACGGTCATCGGGCACGTCGTCAGGGCCACCGACGCGCTCCTCGGACCGGTTGACAGCGCGTAGAGCACGTTCCTACGGTCGGTTGTCAGCGATTGCTGACACCGGACGGACGGGACCTATGTCGACCACCGACCGCATCACCGCCGGCGCGAGCCCGACGACGGGGTGCCCGGTGGACCACGGCCGCGCGCCGGCCTACCCGTTCGCGGCGCCGGAGGCACTCGACCTCGGTCCCCGCTACAAGGAGCTCCGCGCGGAGGAACCGCTCTCCCGGATCACGCTGCCCTACGGTGGCGAGGCCTGGCTGGCCGTCCGGCACGCGGACGTCCGGACCGTGCTGGCCGATCCGCGGTTCAGCCGGGCCGCCGTCGTCGGCGCGGACGTCCCGCGTGCCCGCCCCGAGATCGACACCCAGGCCGCGTCGATCCTGAACATGGACCCGCCGGAGCACACCCGGCTGCGCAAGCTCGTCGCCCGCGCCTTCACCGCACGCCGGGTCGAGCGCCTCCGGCCGCGCGCCGAGGAGATCACCGCCGAGCTCCTCGCCGGGATGCGCGCCGCCGGGGCGCCCGCGGACCTGATGGAGCACCTGGCCGTCCCGCTGCCCGTGACGATCATCTGCGAGCTGCTCGGGGTGCCCGTCGCGGACCGGGACGTGTTCCGCGCTGGGGCCGATGCGGCGCTGTCGACGTCCTCGCGCTCACCGCAGGAGCGGCTGCAGGCGGGTCAGGACATGATCGCGTACATGGCCGGCCTGGTCGCCCGCCGCCGCGCCGAGCCGACGGAGGACCTGCTCGGCGCCCTCGTCCTCGCCCGGGACTCCGAGGACCGGCTGACCGAGGCCGAGCTGATCGGCCTGGGCATCGGCATCCTCGTCGCGGGCCACGAGACGACGATGAACCACATCGGCAACTTCACCTACGCGCTGCTGACCGGCCCCGGCGCCGCCGACCGGCTCCGCGCGGACCCGGACGGCGTGCCGGCCGCCGTCGAGGAGCTGCTGCGGCACACGCCGCTCGGCGCGGGAGCGGGCTTCGTCCGGATCGCGACCGAGGACGTCGAGCTCGGCGGAGTCACCGTCCGCGCGGGCGAGGGCGTGATTGTCGCGATCCACTCGGCGAACCGGGACGATGCCGTGTTCGACGACGCGGACGCGCTCCGGCTGGACCGCGCGGTCAACCCGCACATCGGTTTCGGGCACGGCCCGCACCACTGCCTCGGTGCCCAGCTCGCCCGGATGGAGCTGCAGGTCGCGATGGGCGCGCTGACGCGCGAGTTCCCGGACCTGGCGCTGGCGACGCCACCGGAGGACGTCGCGTGGAAGTCCGGCGGCTTCGTCCGGGGCCCGGAGACCCTGATGCTCACCTGGTGACGCCGCCCTGCGCGGCGAACCGCGCCCTCAGGCCTCGACGGGTTCGGGCCGCGCGCTCGGCAGCGCCACGCGCAGCAGCACCCGGCTGCCCCGCGCGTCGTAGTGCACGAGGACCGTCTCGACGGTGTGCTGCATCATCCGGATCCCGCGGCCGCCCGGCGCCGGGGCTGCGTCCGGGACGGGCGCGACCGGCTCCTGCCACAGTCCGTGGTCCGTGATCTCGATGTTGAGCGCGCCGGTCTCGGTCCAAAGCGTGAGCTCGACGTCGCCGCCCCCGCCCTCGGGGTAGGCGTGCTGGACGACGTTCTCCACGGCCTCCCCGACAGCGAGCACCACGTCGTCGTTGCGGTCCGGGGTCATGCCGAGCGGCTCGAGCCAGCTCAACATCTGGCACCGGATGAGGGAGAGCTGGCCGGGATCGGCGGGCCAGACGCGGTGGACGTACTCGACGGTCTCGAGGGGGTTCGCCATGTGGGGTCTCCGGGACGGGATGCGGGGGGCGCCGGACAGCTATGGGTGCCTCGAACAGCCCCTACGGCAAACACCACTGGGCGTGCGGTGGACACCGTTCGCCGTATCCGGTCACCGTTCGTGTCCGCGAAGTGGCCCAGCCGCTACAGCATTCGGCCCAACGCCGTCACATATCGGTCCTTGCCGCGGGCTCCGGAGCCGTGCCGGAGTCCGCCGCCGGCACCGCCCCGGTGGGCTCGGCCGGGTCCGCCACGTCCTCCGCGAGGACGTCCGTGGGGTCCTCGGGGTCGCCCTTCCCGGTGCGCAGGTCGATCTCCTGGCCCATGTAGCGCAGGATCTCCGCCGCGACGGCGGCGACCGGTACCGCGAGGAACGCTCCCGCGATGCCGTAGAGCGCACCACCGGCCGTCACCGCGAGCAGGACGACCGCCCCGTGCAGCTTCAGGCTGCGGCTCTGCAGGACCGGTTGCAGCACGTTGCCCTCGATCTGCTGCACCGCGATGATGATCGCCAGCACGATGAGCGCCGTGGTGAAGCCCTTGGTGACCAGCGCGACCAGCACCGCGAGCGCCCCGGCGACCAGGGCCCCGATGATCGGGATGAAGCCGCCGAAGAAGGTCAGCACCACCAGCGGCAGCGCCAGCGGCACGCCGAGGATCAGCAGCCCGACCCCGATGAAGACCGCGTCCACCAGGCTGACCAGCGCCTGGGTGCGGATGAAGCCGCCGAGTGTGCGCCAGGTGCGGTCCAGCAGGGGCCGCAGATGCCGGCCGGCGCGATCGCCGGTGACGCCGACGAGCCACGGCACGAACCGCGGCCCGTCCTTGACGAAGAAGAACGCCAGGACAAGCGCGAGGACCACGTTGAGCAGCCCGGACGCGACGGCCGAGACCCCGGTGAGCACCCCTCCTGCGATGGTGGTGGCGCTGGCCTGCAGCTGGGCGACGATGCTGTTCAGCGCCGCGCCGATCTGGCCCTGCCCCAGGTTGAAGGGCGGCCCGGAGAGCAGGTTCTGGATCTGCTGCAGGCCCGCCACGGCGCCCGCGGAGATCTCGCCCGCCTGCCCGGCCACGGACGGGGCGATTCCCCAGAACACGAGCGCGACGATCGCCAGCGCCCCCACGAGCACGACGCCGGCGGCGAGCGCCGGGGGCCACCCGTGCCGCACGAGCCACGCCGCCGGCGGGTACAGCACGGTCGTCAGCAGCACGCCGAAGATCACCGGCAGGACGACCGTCCAGAGGGCGCCGATGAGCGTCCCGAGCAGGACCGCGCCCAGCGCGATCAGCAGGATCCGGACGCTCCACCAGGCGAGGACCGTCACCCCGGAGCTGATCAGGGCGCCGCGGTCGCATGGCTTCCCGTCCGGTCCGTCCCGGCCCACGACGATCCTCACCGTTCCCCCGCATTCCGCCGCAGCAGGTAGGTGTCCATGATCCAGCCCTTGCGGGCGCGAGCGCTGGTCCTGGTCGTCACGATCTCGTCCCGGACCTCGAGCAGCGGCCCGGAGCACAGCACCTCGTCGGGGGTCCCGAGGTAGGCGCCCCAGTAGATGTCGAGGTCCGCGGCGTCGGCGTCCGGGAGCTCGGCGAAGGCGGTGCCGCCGTCGAGCATCACCACCACGTCGTCGACGTCCGGGGGCAGGCCGCCGGCGATCCGCCGGCCGGTGGTGATCAGCACCGGCCGGCCGATCCGGTTGAGGATCAGCCGGTGCGCGGCCGCGAGGGCCTGGACGCTGGAGATCCCGGGGATCGACGTCACCTCGAAGTCCGTGCCCGTCGCGCGGATCCTCTCCAGCAGGCGCAGGGTGCCGTCGTAGAGCGAGGGGTCGCCCCACACGAGGAAGGCACCGCACCCGCCGTCGGGCAGCTCGTCGTCGATCATCCGGGCGTAGATCTCGGCGCGCCGGTCCTGCCAGTCCACGACGGCCGCGCGGTAGGCCGCCGAGCCCGCGCCCTCCCCCGCCCCGGCGCCCCGGTCCCGCTCCGGGTCCCGGGCCTCGACGACCCGGTAGTTCCTCGTGGGCACGTGCGTGGCGAGGATCTGCGTCCGGAGGGCGGCGAGATCGTCCTTCACCTCGCCCTTGCCGATGAGGAAGAAGACGTCCACCTCGTTGAGGGCCCGCACCGCCTGCACGGTGAGGTGGTCCGGGTTCCCCGCGCCGATCCCGATGACGTGCACCTTTCGCATGGGCAGACCGTAACGGGCGAGGGCGGACGGTTCCGGACGACGGCACCAGGGAGGACGCTCGCGGGAGGGTGGCGCACCTGGTGGACCCGCTTCACCCGGACGGATCGCCCGGCGGGAATGGGCCGCGCCGCCCGGGCCCGCTACCTCGAGCGGTTCGAGGCCGGGGGCCGGGCGAAGCGGCTCCGGGAGGCCTACGACGCGGTGCTGGACCCCGTCCCGGCCTGAACGCGGTTCCGGGCGGTGGCGAACGCCGTCTCCGCCGTCCGGCAGGCCAGCGCGACGAGCGCCAGCGTGGGCCCGACTGCGCCGGCCGTCGGGAAGACCGCGCTACCGGCGACGAAGAGGTTGGCGCATCCGTGCACCCTGGTGTCGGTGTCGACGACGCCGGTGTGGGGTGACTCCGACATCCGCAGCAGGCCCATCTGGTGCGTCCCGTCGGTGAACGGCATGTCCAGCACCTCCTCGACGTCGGAGAGGTCGACCGAGGCGAGCCCCAGCCGTTGCAGCTCCCCGCCGATCATGCGCATCGACGTGACGATGCTCCGCCGGTCCTCCGCCGAGACCGAGTAGTCCACCCGGAGCCGGCGCTGGCCGAGCGCGTCTCGCTCGCGGTCCAGTGTCACCCGGTTCGCCGGGTCCGGGGACTGCTCCGCGTCGAAGCGGAGCCGGCAGTGCGCGCCGTCCAGTGGCATGAACGACGGCAGGATCCGGCCGCCGGTGAGCCGCGGCCGGGCCCAGGACGCGGCGAACGCGCCGACCCGCGGCAGGTCGGCCACGACGTTGCGCAGGTGCCGGGCGATCCCGGTGGTGCCGGTGTACTGGGCGTGCATGCCGGCGGACTTGAAGCCCAGCCGGGCGCGGCCGAGACCCCAGTAGGTGAGCGCGAAGGTGGACAGCAGGCCGTCGCCGTGCGCAGGGTCCTTCGGGTCCGCGAACCAGAGCGCCGCCTTGAGGTTCCGCAGCCGGTGCGCCTCCTGGGTGCGGCGACCGAGCGCCAGCATCCGCCGGGCGTAGACGCCGTCGCCGCTGCTCACGTAGCCGAGCGCGAGGGCCCGGCCCGCGTCCGTCGGCACGATCCGGCCCACCTCGCCGACGGGGTGGGTCATGTAGTGCCGGCCGAGCTGGTCGTGCTCGTTGCCGATGCCCGCGCCACCGTCGGTGTCCGAGGCCAGCAGGATCCGCGTCGACTCCAGCCCGCCCGCCGCCAGCAGGTAGACGCGCGCCCGGACGGTGATCTCCACCCCCGGCCGCGGCACCACGACGGCGGCGGTGACCGCGCCGCCGAGGGGATCGCGGTCGAACCGCGCCACCCCGGCGTGCACGAACAGCCGCACCTGGTCTCCCGTGGCGAGGGCGGTGATCCGCGGGGCGAGCTTCGTGGGCGGGCTCCAGCGCCAGGTGTCGTCCCAGGTCAGGACGTCCGAGGCCGGGACGGGCGACTCCGGGAAACCCGAGCGGGCCGCGGAGTACTCGCAGGACCCGGCCTGCAGGTGCCGCTGGGCGCGGGGGTAGTACCGGCGCAGCTCCGCGTGCGGGATCGGCCAGCCGCTGTCCGGGACCCATTCCCGCGCGTCGAGGTCCAGGTCGTCGAGCGGCGCGCAGCGCCCGCCCCACGTCGCGCTGCTGCCGCCGAGCCGCTTCTGCCGCACCGCTTCGAGGGGGTCGTGCGCGCCGGTGCCCGCGACCCCGCGGTAGGTGTCCAGGGCCTCCCGGTCGGCGCCCTTGCCGCCGCCCTCCAGGACCACGACGTCCGCACCCCGGGAGGCGAGCTCGGCCGCCGCGGCGGCGCCCGCCGGGCCGGTGCCGATCACGCACACCTCGGCGTCGAACGCGGTCCCGGGTTCGACGGTGCGGGCATCGATGATCATTACGGAGGTCCTCCGCCAGGTGTTCGGTGGGCGGCGCGCCGGTGCGCCGGGACGTTGGTGTCGTCGACGCTAACGACGGTGCCTGTGACGACGCTGAGGCGGTCTCGGCGCGGGCCCGGACCTGAGAACACTGAGGGCGGTCGTCGCAGGCGGGCGTTCGCTGACCTTCCGCCGCCGTCCGTTCGTCGCACGGGGCCCCGAGCCGGTTCCGAAGGAGATCACGGGGTGGTTACGGTCGCACGGCCGAACGGGAGACCCCGGGCGGCGCGCCCGGTCGACACGTTCCCCGCCTGCCCGTCGGCATTCCCCCGGGTGCCCATCAGTACGCGGCAGGCGCGGACCAGGGTCCGGCTCCCCACCAGGACCCCCGCGGGACGTGCGAGGACCCCCGAGCATGACCGAACAGCGTGCGCGCCACCGCGCGGGCGAGCAGTCCGATGCGTCCGCCGCCGAGCGCTCCCTCTCGGCCGCGGAACTGCTGGCCAGACTCGCCCCGCCCGGCACCGAGCGCCGTACCGAGCGCCCCACCCGGCACGCCGCCCCGGAGCAGGACACCCCGCCCGCGGGGCTGCCGGAGGGCTGGGTCGGCAACGCCGACCCGTCCGCGGTCACCCGGGTCATCCGGGCCCAGCCCTTCGCGACGCCGCCGTTCCCGCGCTCGCCGCGGACCGCGGCCGCCGCCGTGTCCGTGACGGTGCTCGGCGCCACCGCCGTCCTCACCTCGGTGGGAGGCTCCGTCCCGGCCGGGGTCACCGCGGCCCTGACGACCACGGGCACCGGCTCGATGCGCGCCGTCCCGGAGGGCGAGAACGTCCAGCTCGTCTCGGCCTCGGCTCCGTCGGCGATGAACTCGACGCTCGGCTCGGCCGTCGGCCGGGCGAACGAGGCGTTCCCCGCGGTCTTCGACCGTGCGGACGCCGCCGGGATCGCGGCGAACAACCTCGCCCTCGCGCGCGCCGCGGAGCAGAAGGCCGCCGCGGAGAAGCTCGCCCGGACGAAGGCGGCGCAGGCCCGCTCGGCGCTCTCGACGCAGCCCGCCCGCGCCGCCGGCTCCGGCTCCGGCTCCGGGGACGTCTCCGCCCCGGCCGCCTCGACCGGCTCCGGCCTGGGCGCCAAGGCCCTCGCGCTGGCCACCGGAAAGCTCGGCAAGCCCTACGTGTGGGGTGCCGCCGGGCCGAACTCGTTCGACTGCTCCGGTCTCGTCCAGTGGGCGTTCAGCCAGGTCGGCAAGAGTCTGCCGCACTCCTCCAACGCGCAGTCCCAGCTGGGCACGCCGGTCGACCAGGCCAATCTGCAGCCCGGCGACCTGGTGTTCTTCTACTCCCCGGTCAGCCACGTCGGCATCTACGCGGGTAACGGCAAGATCCTCAACGCCAGCACCTCCGGGGAGCCGGTGAAGTACTCGGACATGGTGAACATGCCGTTCCACAACGCCGTCCGCCTGTGAGCGCGAAACCTCCCCTGTGAGCGTGGAACCTCGCTAGAACGAGGTTCCCCGCTCACGACCCCGGGTGAGCTCCGGAAACGCGATCAGGCCCCCGCGCAGGCACGTCCGGCGGCGTCACGCCAGCACGAGCTCACCGACCTCGCCGGAGAGCACCGCGCGGGCCTCGTCGTCGAGGCCCGCGTCGGTCACGAGCACGTCCGCCTCGGCCAGCGAGGCGATCGTCGAGATCCCGGTGACGCCCCACTTCGAGCTGTCCGCGACCACCACCAGCCGGTGGCCCGCCTCGACCAGCGCCCGGTCCGTCTCGCTCTCCATCAGGTTCGGCGTGGTGAACCCGGCCGCCGCGGACATCCCGTGCACGCCGAGGAAGACGAGGTCCAGGTTCAGCGCCCGCAGCGCCGTCACCGCGACCGGCCCGACCAGCGCCTCCGAGGGGGTGCGGATCCCTCCGGTGAGGATCACCATCCGGTCCGGCCGGTCTCCCAGGTGCAGCACCTCGGCGGCGGCCAGGGAGTTGGTGACGACCGTCAGCCCGGGGACGTCGACGAGCCGGCGGGCGAGCTCGCACGTCGTCGTCCCGGCGGAGAGGCCGACGACGGAACCGGGCTCGACGAGCCGGGCGGCGGCCCGCGCGATCCCCTCCTTCTCCGCGAGGTGCCGGCCGGACTTCGCGGAGA is a window of Pseudonocardia sp. T1-2H DNA encoding:
- a CDS encoding DeoR/GlpR family DNA-binding transcription regulator, which gives rise to MGGDGVEKRQDPPGLLARRRRELIVERVRAQGSVRVSDLAAWLGVSDMTVRRDLDALARRRLLDKVHGGATAVEPPSGTDEPGFSAKSGRHLAEKEGIARAAARLVEPGSVVGLSAGTTTCELARRLVDVPGLTVVTNSLAAAEVLHLGDRPDRMVILTGGIRTPSEALVGPVAVTALRALNLDLVFLGVHGMSAAAGFTTPNLMESETDRALVEAGHRLVVVADSSKWGVTGISTIASLAEADVLVTDAGLDDEARAVLSGEVGELVLA